The genomic DNA aaaatgaaataatttcatcatatgctatgaaaaaaaaaattcgccCCGCCTCATTTCGTCCATTTTTTCACCATacaacatgatttttttttacgatGGATTTTTTGGGGCAATTTTACAACAATGGCAACTTGAGGGacttaaagtaaataaaataaaaaaaattgaaaaaaaatttagggaTGTGGAAGATGTCGGAGAAGGGGGTGGAGCGCCCCCACTCGATTTGGGAGATCCTAGCCGCCTAGGATCTCCTAAATTGGCTAGGGTCTCCCAAAACGGGGGATGGTTGGCCGGCTGGCGCCCCCACTCCCTTCCCTAATGCCTcccttaatttctttttaaaattgtatattatttgttttgaGTTCCTCAAGTTTTTATTCTTACAAAACTTCCCCCAGAAAAAAGTTCACCGTTAAAAAACCTTGATGTACGGTGAAAAAAATACGTAATGATGTGGggcgaaatttttatttttccataacatatggtgaaattatttcattttacgctgttattttctcttatataatttacattcctcaacaaattaatttttaaaagggaaattttaacatgaaaaagggaaattaaatttttttcagtttaagtgtttaatattctaatttgtgtgtttattatattttctattcGTGATGGACAATACACGGTGCTAAATACTTTGACCGAAATACTGAACACTTGCAGATGTCCATTGAAAGGTTCGCCTACGACATCATTTAGAATGCGCCAAAACTGCAAATGCCCTTCAACAACATAAAtggaataagatcaatcttaCATTACTACATACACGAGCACAGCTGACACACTCAAGTGACATGTACGTTAAACTATCCATGAACGAAGATCTGAGTCCTCCATCTTCTCctccctctctttcctcatcACTTAGATTTGAGTCCGAGCTTCTTCGTTGTCTTTCTAATGAAGAGATCCCCGGACTTAATCTTGCCTGGGAGGAACCCGCTTATGGTCATGAACGGAAATTGGGCCACTGCCTCTTTCCTCCCAAGCGAAACTATGGCCATTGTGGACCCGGGTTTGTGAGCGGCAAGCTTGCTCTCTTTAACTCCACTCATCAGTACTTTCAAGTTCTTGACTGTTACTTCAGCATGAGCCACGGCCAAGTAGCCTTCCTTGAGTTCCTGAAACATCACATCCCAGAGTCATTAGAAAGCTGACTTAAGTCACTGGTACTTCGAACTATACAAAAAAGGGCCATGCTGCGCGCTATCATCCAGTTTTACAAAGAAACACCGCTCCTTGTACTGCCATCCTTAATGACTGCTCGTGTCTGTATAGTTGTTCCGCAGCCCCATTCCAATAGAGGCTTATCTTTGACTGTATAAAGAATTTGACAAATTCATCCCAATCTTATACAAGACGAGGACGTTCTTATACTATAAGTACGAGTTTGACCTGCCCATATCTGATAGAAAAATCACGAGATCAGCCTCTAATGCAGTGTAACAAAGATAAGATGAACTTACGGGAACATCAGTGATATCTCCAATGGCGAACACATTCTGGTGACCTTTGACCCTCATGTTCTCATCAACCATCAACCTCCCACAATCATCTAAGCTGCCACCAAGCAAGGTCTCCTTAAGCCACGAAGAACCAACAGGCCTCCCAATGCATAAGAAATAGCAATCAGCTCTTATGGTTTCTCCATCAAAAGTTCGATATAGACCATCTGATGCAGAGTCCAGATCAACCGATTGACCTAGGATCACTTCGACCTTCTTTGCTGTCAGCCAATCCAATGTCTTCTGGGAAGCCTTGGGCCCAATGAATTCCAACAACCTCGAACCTCGATGGACTAGAGTAATCTTCTTCTCGGGAAAGTCACCGGCAATTTCACCAGCAAGTTCTACACCAGTGGGGCCTCCTCCGATGATTAGGATCGAGTTTGAAGACtttatcttttcaaattcTGCTTACAAGATTATCAACAAAGAAGCCAATTCATGAGAAACATAACATGAGACCAAGTACAAAATCTCCATGCTCACCTTCCTGGTACTGAGCAATTCTTTCTCTCCGACTCCTCGGGACCGATTCTCTGTGTCCTGTGGCAACAACGAGATAGTCGTACGGAAGTAGATTCCCATTTTCAGTAACTACTCCTCTCTCTGTGATGTCCACGGCTGCAGAAGTGACAATTTGTCCATTGATGAAGTAATCACTGTGCTCGATCACAGATCTCTCGGCAACAGATGGTTCGACCATCGCCCTCATGCTCGCCCAGGTTATCTCAAAGTACTCTTTCCTGTAATTGTTTGAACAGTCCACCAAAGATTGAGTCAATAAAGAGCAATTTAATCCAATTCCATCCGATCAAGGCATCAAATTAATCCGAGTCTATGCATAAAGTTTATTTTGTGCAGTCATTAACAGCAGCCACAGCCGATATATTGCCCATCTACTTAGGATTCTCCACAAGTTCGATAACTTAAAGCAACAAAGAGGTTCATCAACATTACAGGCTACAGTGTTCGACATAAATCATTCCTCAAGAATCACAGAAACGCAGCATCCCTTGTCCAATACTACTCGACCGAAGCTCCCTCTAGCAATAGCCGAACATCACGACACGGCAGTATATACGCCATTCCATTCCAGTCTTTCGTCCCAAACAAGCCATCAGTGACTTTCCCATTTCATTTCCAGTCGGCTGTCATTCCATTCTCACAACAAAATGGGGTTAATGAAGGAAATGAGACGTACTGGTCAATGAGGACGACATCGGCAGTGAACTGTAGGGACTTGGCGACGAAAGACCCACCAACGCCGCCGCCGACCACCACCACCTTCTTTCTCCCCCCACCTTCTGAACTTTCCATGCCCGCCATTTCAATTGTAACCCAAAATTACACTCAGTAGATGAAAATTGCGCAGATAACTCGCAAGAATGCGGAATGCAAGAAGACCCGCGAACCCTTTTAAACAAGAGATTGGGAAGATCGATCAACAGGGAGGGCAGTGAAGATTCTTCGAGAGGAATCGTCATGTCTGACGTTCCCCGACTCTGCCTCTGACGAAGTTCGAGCCGAAGCAAACGTTTCTTCGAGGAtggggaaagaaagaaattcaaTTGCGAAACGGAAcggaaaataaatgatatGGATAAGTACAGTTTCAGTCCTCATTGTTTTTGCTAATAGTGCAATATTTTACtcaattgaaaaatcataaaatgaattaaaatatatatttttttaattttttttccgtcCATATTTTAACTGGAAGGTAACGGAAGCGCTGCAATGAAGTAAATTTAACAGTTAAGAGTCAGGTTGAGCGGTAAAGGCGGGCGCTATCAGTTGCCGTCGGCATCCACACCACCCATAGTAGGTGTTAGATTGATTTTGTATGGAGGATGGCAGCGGGCAACGAGCCACTATCGTACCTCCATCTCTATATCTCTCTTTTTGTGTTATGAAATTATTTAGCCTAGTACGAAATAGGAAATGGagaatcatatatattaatgaaacTCGAAATGGTAACCTTGAAATCAGGGAAAAGAATGAGTGGCACTTCTGCCTATTGAACCCCCTTTCTCTAGTAACTAGCATTTTAGCTTTGACAGGGAATCATACTAATGAAAACTTAGTCAAAAAATTGTTACATATGATCCATAAAAGTTCTAGTCGACTTCATCCATCGCCTTAAAGTCAAATATAATAGTTTCTGATTAGTCAAAATTCTCGAGCTTACATATCATCCCTCTTGCaggaataataataaaagtgaaataattttgatgaATTATGTAAACTTTTGGACGCTAACTAATTCAATTTTGAGCTAAATTGACTCTTTAAATGGCAAAATCTCCCAATGgtggattttctctatttaaacaAGATTTGAACacgagactttttttttaagagaaCATGCGTTGAAGTACCAGCTGATCCAACTCAGGTTGGaagtaataattattagaGTTAAATGCGGAACTACTAGGTAAGTTTGGGCTTGCCCCCTAACTTTCAAAAAGTTGCAGAGTACCTATCTACTTTAGTCAAAATAAGCAAGGTGCCTCCTATTCCAATTTCGGATTAGGTTTTTAGCCAAAAAAAGGGCACGTACCACAAACATGCCGATCAGTGAAGGACAAATATGTCacattttaattataagaatTTCTAAAACAAGAAAATAGGACATGAAACTCCCCAGTTCTCCTCGGCGACAACCCCATCTCCTTGTCTCCCCGCCACAGCCACCTTCTCTTCGGGCAACCCCCCCACCCCCGGCGACACCATACCATCTGATATTATACATACACCCCTTTTTATGAGAAAACCAAAGCCGAGGTGGGGCAAAAACAAATGTTTCACcaaacaattttcttttcttttgacaaAGATAATTCGATCTACATCTCAATTTCTTGAATTTAAGTTGAACAGCACTTGTCTTTCTGAATTTATAAAAGAGTAGAAGATCAACCCCAAATAAGCAAAGGAAAGAGAATGCAATTCATGTCTATCCATGCCGAACCTTAATAACTAAAATACAATTGAACGAGTCGAACAATTGATTGTTAAAGCTCTGATTTGGACGCTTCTTCATCGGACATGCTCTCTTTCACCTTCTCAGCTTTCTTCTGGATTGATTTGGCAGTAGATATGGCCGAACCCTCGATCGTGGATTTGTTTAACAGGATCTTGATCTTGTGCCATAATGTTCGGTGAGGATAATCCTTTCAGGAAGAATTAGGGAGTTTCGTGcactaatttttttcttgttccAAAAATTTTGACAATTAGAGTGTGAAAATATTTGTCCTTCATTTATCGGCATGCGAGTGACATGTTTCCTCCTTTGGTCAAAAATGTGATGGACATCTTGCTTATTTTTGGGTAAGGTCAGGAAGTACTCCGTAACTTTTTGAAGATCAAGAGGTAAAATCCAAACTTACTATATAGTTCAGGAGTAAATGTATTTAActctaattattatttgaaagaCACTATTTTTTAGAGATGACAGGCATGATGAAACTTAAAAGTcgtttttctctatttaagaAATATTTGCCGAAATTTTAAGTTACCCTTTCCATTAACAAAAATCTTGcaatatttgtaatttatgaAGGATATTAGTTACCCGAGAGTTGACAGAttcaaacaaaaattcaataattctTGATTCTTATTGGaggaataaatataaaaaatatcttCCTCGTCTGATCTTTTGTCCCATCAACTAGATTGTGTCACATGTCCAATCATGATATCATAGAAAGATGTATCTTGTCCCTACTTAATCAGTTTGAAGTTTAACCTTTAAAAGTCATTTCACTTTTGTTTatctttatttaatattacGATTAAAGTgttcattattttatataattaaaaaattgaatactttaattaaaatattaaatatttaaattaaaatattaaatttgtcgTGGTGTTACAaagttatattaaaattttacagtAATTGAATTAGAAGGTAGAAATCATTTTCC from Punica granatum isolate Tunisia-2019 chromosome 2, ASM765513v2, whole genome shotgun sequence includes the following:
- the LOC116195832 gene encoding apoptosis-inducing factor 2-like, with amino-acid sequence MAGMESSEGGGRKKVVVVGGGVGGSFVAKSLQFTADVVLIDQKEYFEITWASMRAMVEPSVAERSVIEHSDYFINGQIVTSAAVDITERGVVTENGNLLPYDYLVVATGHRESVPRSRRERIAQYQEEFEKIKSSNSILIIGGGPTGVELAGEIAGDFPEKKITLVHRGSRLLEFIGPKASQKTLDWLTAKKVEVILGQSVDLDSASDGLYRTFDGETIRADCYFLCIGRPVGSSWLKETLLGGSLDDCGRLMVDENMRVKGHQNVFAIGDITDVPELKEGYLAVAHAEVTVKNLKVLMSGVKESKLAAHKPGSTMAIVSLGRKEAVAQFPFMTISGFLPGKIKSGDLFIRKTTKKLGLKSK